Proteins encoded within one genomic window of Paraglaciecola psychrophila 170:
- a CDS encoding FtsX-like permease family protein, whose protein sequence is MNGNPVQSFFDMSFGAFYPPEDIYLPLQIKAELELPHGGSTNCWETDIGDEYQAFLNSECVNFNLWIELSSHQHKQQFENYLQGYVKQQKTLGRFPKVTNNILLDINQWLAHKEVVGSDMYVFFYLALLFLLVCLFNAASLISTKFTAKNSEVALRRALGANQLAIFTQCLTETILLGCIGALIGLVLYMFGLEGIKSLYPNFITFVYLDMTLMLLTIGVSILSSVLAGLIPSIKVCMLAPAGYLK, encoded by the coding sequence ATGAATGGCAACCCAGTCCAAAGTTTTTTTGATATGTCGTTCGGGGCGTTTTACCCACCTGAAGATATATACCTACCTTTGCAAATAAAAGCGGAACTGGAACTGCCTCATGGCGGCAGTACTAATTGTTGGGAAACGGACATTGGTGACGAATATCAGGCTTTTCTCAACTCTGAATGTGTCAACTTTAATCTTTGGATTGAATTATCCAGCCATCAACATAAACAACAATTTGAAAACTATTTACAGGGATATGTTAAACAACAAAAAACACTCGGACGCTTTCCTAAGGTCACAAATAATATTTTGCTAGATATCAACCAATGGCTTGCACACAAGGAAGTAGTCGGTTCAGACATGTATGTGTTCTTCTACTTAGCTTTATTATTTTTATTGGTTTGTTTGTTTAACGCCGCTAGCTTAATAAGCACCAAATTTACGGCTAAGAATAGTGAAGTAGCCCTCAGAAGAGCTTTGGGTGCAAACCAGCTAGCTATATTTACCCAATGCCTGACAGAAACAATTTTATTGGGTTGTATAGGAGCACTGATAGGTTTAGTACTTTATATGTTTGGGCTTGAGGGTATCAAATCCCTTTATCCTAATTTTATTACATTTGTGTATCTAGATATGACATTGATGCTATTGACTATTGGAGTGAGTATTTTATCTAGTGTGTTGGCAGGTTTAATACCCAGCATTAAAGTGTGTATGTTAGCACCAGCGGGATATTTAAAATGA
- a CDS encoding ABC transporter permease, giving the protein MMMDLKAFINHLPFSRIAFRPIISSLLRQKYAMAMLVLQIAITLAVISNGLFIVSQRLDILQRPSGIDESNIFVLTSSGFTKDFNPKTSIQIDLAALRQMPNIINAVATYSFPFSGSSDWDELQTVAGSDQNTVPAASYKLDEHGIDALGISLIAGENFSPSEVLWQTESNSTFPSVVLITSNLATDLFSTVDWSSVVGRTLYINATHSAVVKGIVKQLQAPWSPAGQIENSVIYPRVVTRNSSRYLIRTQPTILQNTIATTERYLSMSNQQRMIRKVETIETMKQQVYGPDIAAVTILLVVMIALTIITAMGIAGLTSFNVLVRHKQIGIRRALGANKVDILCQFFAENIIQTTCGILIGCLLAVGLNIFLVSQYALPKLPLTYIISAMICLYVLGILAILKPALKAMNISPAAATRSQ; this is encoded by the coding sequence ATGATGATGGACCTTAAAGCCTTTATAAATCATTTACCATTTTCTCGCATTGCATTTAGACCTATTATAAGTTCATTACTCAGGCAAAAATATGCCATGGCTATGTTGGTCTTACAAATTGCAATTACCTTAGCCGTTATCAGTAATGGACTATTTATTGTCTCTCAGCGTTTAGACATATTACAACGACCCAGTGGTATCGACGAGTCTAATATTTTTGTATTAACTAGCTCTGGCTTCACCAAAGATTTTAACCCAAAAACTAGCATACAAATTGATTTAGCAGCCCTTAGACAGATGCCAAATATTATCAACGCAGTCGCCACCTACTCTTTTCCGTTTAGTGGCAGCAGTGATTGGGACGAATTACAAACCGTTGCAGGTAGCGACCAAAATACTGTGCCTGCAGCAAGTTACAAATTAGACGAACACGGCATAGACGCATTAGGAATATCGCTAATTGCCGGAGAAAACTTCAGTCCTAGTGAAGTACTTTGGCAGACAGAAAGCAATAGCACATTTCCGAGTGTCGTTCTAATCACAAGTAATCTGGCAACCGACTTATTTAGCACTGTAGACTGGTCATCCGTAGTGGGTAGAACCCTTTATATTAATGCAACACATAGCGCTGTTGTTAAAGGGATTGTGAAACAACTTCAAGCTCCTTGGAGCCCAGCAGGTCAAATAGAAAACAGTGTGATATATCCAAGAGTAGTTACGCGTAACTCATCTCGCTACCTAATTCGTACTCAGCCAACTATATTGCAGAACACTATTGCCACTACAGAGCGGTATCTGTCGATGAGCAATCAGCAGCGCATGATCCGTAAAGTAGAAACAATAGAAACCATGAAACAACAAGTATATGGACCCGATATCGCGGCAGTTACAATTTTGTTGGTTGTCATGATTGCACTGACTATTATTACTGCAATGGGCATAGCAGGTTTAACTAGTTTTAATGTCCTTGTGCGACATAAGCAAATCGGTATTAGGCGCGCATTAGGTGCAAATAAAGTAGATATTCTATGTCAGTTTTTTGCTGAAAATATCATACAAACCACTTGTGGTATTTTGATTGGTTGCTTACTAGCGGTAGGTCTTAATATCTTTTTGGTGTCTCAATATGCCTTACCCAAGCTGCCTCTGACTTATATTATAAGTGCCATGATTTGTTTGTATGTATTAGGCATATTGGCCATATTAAAACCAGCTTTAAAAGCCATGAATATTTCTCCTGCAGCGGCAACAAGAAGCCAATAA
- a CDS encoding efflux RND transporter periplasmic adaptor subunit, translating into MKITDTSAQDAVIIPKKSVSTYVFGGVLFLTLILILVLLYPYFFRWSESSMTVSADRIRIGTVKRGDFVRDISIQGRVVAAISPKLYSPAQGTITFIVDAGDSVLKGQILATIDSPELSNQLKQEQSTLQRMQFELARQKIQSKKQVLENQKSSDLASVALTAADREKRRADQAYQSHSISQIDFEKAQDDLENAKLVYKHSVKDAKLNIESLEFEVQTKQLQVDRQALEVNELSRQETDLTLLSPVNGIVGNLAVEQKNQVGKNQGIMSVVDLTEFELDVDIPESYADDLAIGMVAEVNLNGQTHQATLVTISPEIENNQVTGRVRFAKTDSNNNQLSSPLGLRQNQRLTTRILMESKRDVLIVERGQFLQSANGNVAYVLQDGLATRTTINTGARSLSVVEVLNGLTEGQQIIISSTDQFSAAKTVLISQ; encoded by the coding sequence TTGAAAATCACTGACACCAGTGCCCAAGACGCTGTCATCATCCCTAAAAAATCAGTAAGCACCTATGTGTTTGGCGGTGTGTTATTTTTAACACTCATCCTCATTCTTGTATTGTTATATCCATATTTTTTCCGCTGGTCTGAGTCATCAATGACAGTTTCAGCTGACCGCATCCGTATAGGCACCGTAAAGCGTGGTGACTTTGTTCGAGACATATCTATTCAAGGAAGAGTTGTAGCGGCAATCAGCCCCAAGCTGTATAGCCCTGCCCAAGGCACTATCACTTTTATTGTTGACGCAGGTGACTCAGTTTTAAAAGGACAAATATTAGCTACTATAGATAGTCCAGAGTTATCCAATCAACTCAAACAAGAACAATCCACCTTACAACGAATGCAATTTGAGTTAGCAAGACAAAAAATCCAAAGTAAAAAACAAGTCCTAGAAAACCAAAAATCATCAGACTTAGCCAGCGTCGCTTTAACCGCCGCAGATAGAGAAAAACGTCGAGCTGATCAAGCTTATCAAAGTCATTCCATTAGCCAGATTGATTTTGAAAAAGCCCAAGACGACTTAGAAAATGCCAAGTTAGTTTATAAACATTCAGTCAAAGATGCCAAATTGAATATCGAAAGTCTCGAGTTTGAAGTGCAAACAAAGCAACTACAGGTAGACAGACAAGCTTTAGAGGTAAATGAATTATCTAGGCAAGAAACTGATCTCACCCTGCTCTCTCCTGTCAATGGGATAGTGGGTAATTTAGCTGTAGAGCAAAAAAACCAAGTCGGTAAAAACCAAGGAATTATGAGCGTAGTGGATTTAACTGAATTTGAGTTGGACGTGGATATTCCAGAAAGTTACGCCGACGATTTAGCTATAGGTATGGTGGCTGAAGTCAATTTAAATGGACAGACCCATCAAGCTACTTTAGTGACTATTTCTCCTGAAATTGAAAACAATCAAGTGACAGGACGAGTGCGTTTTGCCAAAACAGACTCAAACAATAATCAGCTGTCTTCCCCATTAGGGCTTAGACAAAACCAACGTTTAACCACACGCATATTAATGGAAAGTAAGCGTGATGTGCTTATTGTAGAGCGAGGGCAATTTTTACAAAGCGCCAATGGTAATGTTGCTTACGTGTTGCAAGACGGGCTGGCAACTCGTACTACTATCAATACCGGGGCGCGCAGTTTATCTGTGGTAGAAGTGCTTAACGGATTAACTGAAGGGCAACAGATTATTATCTCAAGTACCGACCAATTTAGTGCTGCTAAAACTGTATTGATCAGTCAATAA
- a CDS encoding ABC transporter permease — MLNTQTSISINWEIGPIFRAMLRNKVGAILIALQIAVTMTIIVNSVYIIVERSKEMQRDSGIDNANSFSLTSVGFAENYNVPISVEEDMYALRSLPGIVDAIQINAVPNSGSGWSMGLKTQSGVEYDSVGTAVYMVDDHGVNALDLEIIAGENFAPTDISLRKVGQVKWPNKTILTKAMAENLFPDIPYATVVGKTVYINDTDPMIVVGIVDKLQAPWVGWNNLENAMLSPERMDFKGSRYFIRTEPGQRDTIMKQVEKLLASSNKGRLIQNMRSIEETRERSYRGHTAMIKILTTVMIILTVVTALGIVGLASFSVNQRKKQIGTRRALGASQSAIIRYFMLENFLISSIGVILGAALTIGLNIILVNTFGLNRIDWFYIPIGMLVLWLVGQGAVFGPARKAANIPPALATRTV, encoded by the coding sequence ATGTTAAATACTCAAACGAGCATCTCAATTAATTGGGAAATTGGACCTATTTTTCGTGCCATGTTACGAAACAAAGTGGGCGCAATCTTAATCGCCCTACAAATTGCCGTGACAATGACCATAATCGTTAATTCGGTATACATTATTGTTGAACGTAGCAAAGAAATGCAGCGCGACAGCGGCATAGATAATGCCAATAGTTTTTCCTTAACAAGTGTCGGTTTTGCGGAAAACTACAATGTACCTATTAGCGTAGAAGAAGATATGTATGCTTTGCGTTCACTGCCCGGCATCGTGGATGCCATTCAAATAAATGCAGTGCCAAATAGCGGTAGCGGTTGGTCAATGGGCTTAAAAACCCAGTCAGGGGTCGAATATGATAGCGTTGGCACAGCCGTGTATATGGTTGATGACCATGGTGTTAATGCCTTGGATCTGGAGATTATCGCTGGTGAAAACTTTGCACCTACCGACATAAGTTTGCGCAAGGTTGGCCAAGTTAAATGGCCTAATAAAACCATATTGACCAAGGCCATGGCTGAAAACTTGTTTCCAGATATTCCTTATGCCACTGTTGTTGGCAAAACGGTGTATATCAATGACACCGATCCAATGATTGTGGTTGGTATTGTTGATAAGCTACAAGCGCCTTGGGTCGGTTGGAACAATTTAGAAAATGCGATGTTGTCCCCTGAAAGAATGGACTTTAAAGGTAGTCGGTATTTTATCCGCACTGAGCCGGGTCAAAGAGACACAATAATGAAACAAGTAGAAAAATTACTGGCCAGCAGTAACAAAGGCCGATTAATTCAAAACATGCGTAGCATCGAAGAAACCCGTGAACGCAGTTACCGTGGGCATACTGCCATGATTAAAATCCTGACTACAGTGATGATCATTTTAACCGTAGTGACAGCATTAGGCATTGTTGGCTTAGCTAGCTTCAGTGTGAATCAACGTAAAAAACAAATAGGAACAAGACGCGCTTTAGGGGCAAGTCAATCTGCTATTATTCGCTATTTTATGTTAGAAAACTTCTTGATCAGCAGCATAGGCGTGATTTTGGGAGCGGCGTTAACTATTGGCCTGAATATTATATTAGTGAATACCTTTGGTCTGAACAGAATTGACTGGTTCTACATCCCAATTGGCATGTTGGTACTATGGTTAGTCGGCCAAGGTGCTGTGTTTGGTCCCGCCAGAAAAGCGGCCAATATTCCACCGGCCCTAGCCACTCGAACGGTTTAA
- a CDS encoding ABC transporter ATP-binding protein — MLKMTDVKKVFRTDLVETHALRDFNLHVGEGDFVAVTGPSGSGKTTFLNIAGLLETFNGGTYELDGQDVSNLNDKKRSQLRNEKIGFIFQSFNLIPDLNLFDNVDVPLRYRGFNSAERKKRIENSLEMVGLAQRMKHLPSQLSGGQQQRVAIARALAGEPRFLLADEPTGNLDTQMANSVLDLLKSINAAGTTIIMVTHDENLAKQARRNIYVRDGKVSEINDVDVDIAMPTQLAAV; from the coding sequence ATGTTAAAAATGACAGACGTAAAAAAGGTATTTCGTACCGATTTAGTCGAAACTCATGCATTGCGGGATTTTAACTTGCATGTGGGTGAAGGTGACTTTGTGGCGGTGACTGGCCCTTCAGGGTCGGGCAAAACGACATTTTTAAATATCGCAGGCCTCCTCGAAACATTTAATGGCGGCACCTACGAACTAGACGGCCAAGATGTCAGTAATTTAAATGATAAAAAACGCAGTCAACTCAGAAACGAAAAAATTGGTTTTATTTTCCAAAGCTTTAATTTGATCCCCGATCTCAATTTGTTCGATAACGTCGACGTACCCTTACGTTATCGAGGTTTTAACAGCGCTGAACGTAAAAAACGTATCGAAAACAGCTTAGAAATGGTGGGGCTAGCGCAACGTATGAAACACCTACCCTCGCAACTTTCTGGTGGACAACAACAACGCGTCGCGATTGCCAGAGCACTTGCAGGCGAGCCTCGCTTTTTGTTAGCGGATGAGCCAACGGGTAATTTAGACACCCAGATGGCTAACAGTGTTCTGGACTTATTAAAAAGCATTAACGCTGCTGGCACCACTATTATCATGGTGACTCATGATGAAAATTTAGCGAAGCAGGCTAGGCGCAATATTTATGTGCGTGATGGTAAGGTCAGTGAGATTAATGATGTTGATGTTGATATCGCTATGCCAACGCAGCTTGCTGCCGTTTAA
- a CDS encoding ABC transporter permease translates to MFAYYSSLSLKSISRQKGLSVLIAATLGMGIAACMITYSLINLMSKDPLPNKSDRVYHLQLDNWKLNSAAVLPDLPPEEVTWQDAINIVHAKQAKFQAAHTITWGMVTPSDKNVPPFLGIIRATQGEFFPMFEVPFLYGQGWQNYPLNHVEYVAVLSKATNQRVFGGVNSVGKTLPMLGQLFTVVGVLDEWQPSPKFF, encoded by the coding sequence ATGTTTGCTTATTACTCCTCCCTTTCGCTAAAAAGCATTAGCCGTCAGAAAGGCTTAAGTGTATTAATTGCTGCAACATTGGGGATGGGTATCGCGGCATGTATGATCACATATTCGCTGATAAATTTAATGTCCAAAGACCCTTTGCCGAATAAAAGCGACAGGGTTTATCATCTGCAATTAGACAATTGGAAGCTCAATTCTGCCGCTGTTTTACCCGACTTACCACCTGAAGAAGTCACCTGGCAAGATGCCATAAATATCGTGCATGCAAAACAAGCTAAGTTTCAAGCTGCGCATACCATAACTTGGGGAATGGTAACCCCATCAGATAAAAACGTACCGCCATTTTTGGGTATTATCCGAGCCACTCAGGGTGAGTTTTTCCCGATGTTTGAAGTCCCATTTTTATATGGGCAAGGTTGGCAAAATTACCCGCTTAACCATGTTGAATATGTCGCAGTGCTTAGCAAGGCCACTAATCAACGAGTATTTGGCGGTGTTAATTCTGTAGGTAAAACATTACCCATGTTAGGTCAACTTTTCACAGTAGTAGGCGTGTTAGATGAATGGCAACCCAGTCCAAAGTTTTTTTGA
- a CDS encoding exonuclease domain-containing protein, with the protein MRKYPKELPEKYYLDHFNEFIHFITKQCAHLLDQEHQEFVKCYQQLGHDTQCMFVRTINRQGCFIALGKMTYIEINDCSSQLTSLQRSNLLRELNSDDIKIWLQQLTKIQLLEILDQYAVIGIKRSVAKKALLDQVIDSCTITQCLTSELAQQFLVKNFECCLGYLLFLFFGDTSSGLDKFSMRDLGMLKTRSDHTQPSARFINLEQSQSVFYYSFKLGQLSRNELDIQEYVLNNTGIATHPDALIYCAQSKQLKDEYFYLLGKQLLLEHPVLGLEYLGASNHYKAQQKWLRELYKQGDKDRVKVELEQIIDNSLDDALLLFAEDFYQRKFHHVKISKLTQKLREDSFNLVIDEIHKDQVEKGVKHHYQRLGIIAFRTENRLFNALFGLTFWRELFNHQIDSIATEFDRRPKVVKENTIYQELEQAIEQRLLMFSKPHSAVAYLTKIATQYYGQPNGMFRWNPQIIQIISMFLTAAPPKAVETHLRAMAQNYHGLNDGYPDLMIIENGRLRFEEVKAPGDSIRPNQFVSMNALQFAGFDVRICRVNWFVDPMQPYVVVDVETTGGKQPQHRITEIGAVKIVNGEVIDTWTSLINPERHISKFITTLTGISNCMVKDAPLFCEVADKFSEFTQGSIFVAHNVNFDYGFIKQEYQRIERRFSMPKLCTVRESRKYFPGLKSYSLANLCEHFDISLTSHHRALCDAQAAAEILKLVNERKYVQCDVVA; encoded by the coding sequence ATGCGAAAATATCCCAAGGAATTACCAGAAAAATATTACCTTGATCATTTTAATGAATTTATTCATTTCATTACCAAACAGTGTGCGCATCTATTAGATCAAGAACACCAAGAATTTGTGAAATGTTACCAACAGTTGGGCCACGATACTCAATGTATGTTTGTAAGGACAATCAACCGCCAAGGTTGTTTTATAGCCTTAGGAAAGATGACATATATCGAGATCAACGACTGCTCAAGTCAATTGACTTCGCTACAAAGGTCAAATTTATTGAGGGAGCTAAATTCTGACGATATCAAAATTTGGCTGCAACAATTAACCAAAATACAGTTGCTTGAAATTCTAGATCAATATGCTGTTATTGGAATAAAAAGAAGTGTCGCGAAAAAAGCTTTGTTAGATCAAGTTATTGATTCTTGCACTATTACTCAATGCCTCACATCAGAGCTTGCCCAGCAATTCCTAGTCAAAAATTTTGAGTGTTGTTTAGGTTATTTATTATTTTTATTTTTTGGTGATACCAGTAGTGGTTTAGATAAGTTTTCTATGCGTGATCTTGGGATGTTAAAAACACGGTCTGATCACACACAGCCCAGTGCTAGATTCATTAACTTAGAACAGTCGCAGAGTGTTTTTTATTACAGTTTTAAACTAGGGCAACTAAGTCGAAACGAATTAGATATACAGGAATACGTATTAAATAATACAGGGATAGCAACTCACCCAGATGCACTTATTTATTGTGCACAATCCAAACAACTTAAAGATGAGTATTTTTACTTACTAGGTAAGCAATTATTGCTTGAGCACCCTGTGTTGGGATTGGAATATCTTGGTGCATCTAATCACTATAAAGCGCAACAAAAGTGGCTAAGAGAATTGTACAAGCAAGGTGATAAAGATAGGGTGAAAGTTGAGTTAGAACAAATCATCGATAATTCTTTGGATGATGCATTATTGCTTTTCGCTGAAGATTTTTATCAACGCAAATTCCATCATGTAAAAATCAGCAAGCTAACCCAAAAGTTACGTGAAGACAGCTTTAACTTGGTAATTGATGAAATACATAAGGATCAAGTTGAAAAGGGCGTTAAACATCATTACCAGCGTTTAGGCATTATTGCCTTTAGGACCGAAAACCGTTTGTTTAACGCATTGTTTGGACTGACATTTTGGCGAGAATTGTTTAATCATCAAATCGATTCAATAGCCACCGAGTTTGACCGCAGGCCTAAAGTTGTTAAAGAAAATACGATTTACCAAGAGCTAGAGCAAGCCATTGAACAACGTTTGTTGATGTTTTCAAAACCACATAGTGCTGTCGCCTACCTAACAAAAATAGCGACCCAGTATTACGGGCAACCTAATGGTATGTTCCGCTGGAATCCACAAATCATTCAGATTATTTCAATGTTTCTAACCGCCGCACCTCCTAAGGCAGTAGAGACTCATTTGAGAGCTATGGCGCAAAACTATCATGGTTTAAATGATGGTTACCCTGATTTGATGATTATTGAAAATGGACGCCTGCGTTTTGAGGAAGTCAAGGCACCAGGAGATAGCATTCGTCCAAACCAGTTTGTTAGCATGAACGCTTTACAATTTGCAGGCTTCGACGTACGAATTTGTCGAGTTAACTGGTTCGTAGATCCTATGCAACCATACGTGGTGGTTGATGTTGAGACCACCGGTGGTAAACAACCCCAGCATCGTATTACTGAAATTGGCGCAGTGAAAATAGTTAATGGCGAAGTGATAGATACGTGGACGAGTTTGATTAACCCGGAACGTCACATATCAAAGTTTATTACTACATTAACTGGCATTAGTAATTGTATGGTCAAAGACGCGCCTCTTTTTTGTGAGGTAGCCGATAAGTTTAGTGAATTCACTCAAGGGAGCATCTTTGTGGCTCACAATGTCAACTTTGATTATGGGTTTATTAAACAGGAATATCAGCGAATTGAGCGCAGATTCAGTATGCCAAAGTTATGTACGGTAAGAGAGTCAAGAAAGTATTTCCCTGGCTTAAAGTCCTATTCTTTAGCTAATCTTTGTGAACACTTTGATATATCCCTTACTAGCCATCACCGAGCATTGTGCGATGCTCAAGCTGCAGCAGAAATATTGAAGTTAGTGAATGAGCGTAAATATGTTCAATGTGATGTTGTTGCTTAA
- a CDS encoding efflux RND transporter periplasmic adaptor subunit, which translates to MKIADTSGQDTAVLKTSNNKAKWLALGFISVAVLVYVILAPTISNWSNSDVSISAQRVRLAKVTQGDFVRDLSVQGFVVAAVSPRLYSPAQGTISLKVDAGDTVLKGQVLATIDSPELSNQLKQEQSALQRLQMELDRQKIQSSKQALVNQKTVDLAKVALTAADREKRRADKAYASQSVSQIDYEKAQDDLENARLVFKHSVKDAELNLESLEFEVKTKRLFVERQNLLVAELIRQVEELTLLSPVNGLVGNLSVEQKNQVAKNQSILSVVDLSEFEIEVDIPESYADDLAIGMAAEINLNGETHSAKLVTISPEIENNQVTGRVRFISLSDADMIQPQGLRQNQRLTTRILMEHKQDVLMVQRGQFLETSNGRVAYIVKNDMAERTPIDTGARSLSSVEVLNGLSLGDTIIVSGTDQFNGAQSVLITQ; encoded by the coding sequence ATGAAAATAGCAGACACCAGCGGTCAAGATACCGCTGTCTTAAAAACATCCAATAATAAAGCCAAATGGTTAGCATTAGGTTTCATTTCAGTTGCTGTGTTGGTATACGTCATCCTCGCACCCACTATCAGCAACTGGTCCAACTCAGACGTCAGCATTTCTGCACAAAGAGTACGTTTAGCTAAAGTTACCCAAGGCGACTTTGTGCGCGACTTATCCGTTCAAGGATTTGTAGTAGCGGCTGTCAGTCCTAGGTTATATAGTCCTGCACAAGGCACTATTTCGTTAAAAGTGGATGCTGGCGACACAGTACTAAAAGGCCAAGTATTAGCCACCATTGATAGTCCAGAGCTCAGTAACCAGCTTAAACAAGAGCAATCAGCCTTGCAACGCTTACAAATGGAACTCGACAGACAAAAAATCCAATCTAGTAAACAAGCACTGGTTAATCAGAAAACGGTTGATTTAGCTAAAGTCGCTCTAACCGCCGCTGATAGAGAAAAACGCCGAGCTGACAAGGCCTATGCAAGTCAGTCAGTTAGCCAGATTGATTACGAAAAAGCTCAAGACGATTTAGAAAATGCGCGTTTAGTGTTTAAACATTCAGTCAAAGATGCAGAGCTAAATTTAGAAAGTTTAGAGTTTGAGGTAAAAACAAAACGTCTATTCGTAGAGCGCCAAAATCTTTTGGTCGCCGAGCTTATCCGCCAAGTTGAGGAATTGACCTTACTGTCTCCCGTTAATGGCTTAGTAGGTAACTTGTCTGTTGAGCAAAAAAATCAAGTGGCAAAAAATCAATCCATTTTAAGCGTGGTGGATTTATCTGAATTTGAAATAGAAGTGGATATTCCAGAAAGTTACGCCGATGACTTAGCCATAGGCATGGCCGCTGAGATCAACCTCAATGGTGAAACACATTCAGCAAAACTCGTGACCATCTCACCTGAAATTGAGAACAATCAGGTTACGGGCAGAGTGCGTTTCATCTCCCTTTCTGATGCCGACATGATTCAGCCACAAGGTTTACGTCAAAATCAACGTTTAACGACCCGCATTCTGATGGAACATAAACAAGATGTGCTAATGGTGCAGCGAGGTCAATTTCTAGAAACCAGTAATGGTAGGGTCGCTTATATAGTCAAAAATGACATGGCGGAACGCACACCTATTGATACTGGAGCACGCAGTTTATCTAGTGTGGAAGTGCTTAACGGCCTTTCATTAGGCGATACCATCATAGTTTCAGGTACGGACCAATTTAACGGCGCACAAAGTGTGCTAATTACTCAGTGA